TGAATGCCGATGTCATCAACCTCAATGATCGCGAAGATGATTTGGAGAGTGAACTCACCGTCAACCTGTACAGCCGCTATCAACTGCCGGTGGGTGCCCTCACCTTCAGTGTCGACAATCTGTTTGATGAAGAGGTGGTCACCGGCGGCTCCACCACCTCGGAATACTACGGGCTGGGACGCCTGATCAAAGCGGGCTACGAAATCCGCTATTAGTCTTCCTCTCATTTGCCTGCATCGGATTCAACCATGGCAATCCGGTGCAGGCAGGTTATACTGGCAGTGACAACCTACAGCACAAGGTGTGAATCATGGAAAAGATGGATATCCATACAGCCTTTACCCTGCTCGAACCTGGCCCTGTGGTTCTGGTCACGACCCACGACGGCAATAAGAGCAATATCATGACGATCTCCTGGACCATGGTCATGGACTTTACACCCAGCTTTGCCCTGACCACCGGCCCATGGAACTACTCCTATACCGCCTTGACCCAAACCAGAGAATGCGTCATCGCCATCCCCACCATTGACCTGCTCGACCAAATTGTCGGCATCGGCACCTGCTCAGGCAGCACCACGGATAAATTTACAGCCTTTGATCTGACGCCTCTACAGGCCGAACATGTCAAGGCACCGTTGATCAAGGAGTGCCTGGCGAATATCG
This is a stretch of genomic DNA from uncultured Desulfuromonas sp.. It encodes these proteins:
- a CDS encoding flavin reductase family protein; the encoded protein is MEKMDIHTAFTLLEPGPVVLVTTHDGNKSNIMTISWTMVMDFTPSFALTTGPWNYSYTALTQTRECVIAIPTIDLLDQIVGIGTCSGSTTDKFTAFDLTPLQAEHVKAPLIKECLANIECRITEVIENQHIVVLEGLEAWFDEQRKETRTLHAVGDGTFIVDGQKLDRRDMMRSKLPTGV